The genomic window AATTCCATATCCAAATGATGGAAATGGTAGAGTATTATATTCTCTGACAATAATAGGAGTAAATTAGAAACCAACAATAAAAGATAGAAAACCCCCAACTATTTGGGAACTAAAGAgcatacttctttattttccatgtgtCGAAGATGAAatcacaaaatattagaaaacatttgaagtgaatgataataaaaacattgAACTTAGCAGAATGCAGTTAAAGCAGCATTGGGGGCAAGTTTTAACACTAAagtgtttattttagaaaagaagaaaagtttaaaatcaatGATCTAAATCAAGTgttgacaaattttttttctataaagggccagatagcaaatattttaggctttgtaggccacgatttatctatatctatatataggtataatagatatatagacacacacacacacacacagccaccccCCCCACATATATCTTCCCTCCCccaactatttaaaaacataaaaatcatctttatctGAAGAACAATGCATAAATAGACTCTAGGCCTGATTTGGTCTACAGGCCATGGTTTGCTGAATTCTGATCTGTGCTTCCATCTTAAACTTCTAGAAAAAGGACAAATTAAatctaaagcaagcagaagaaaggagataaAGATAATAGTCGATTAAATGAAAGATGGACACACAACTgagaaaatcaatgaagccaaaatgattctttgaaaagactgataatattgaaaaatctcaggaaaaaaaagagaaaagagagaaactaagATGAAGAATGAAGTCATTTCTgcagacattaaaataatatgatGTATAACTTTATGCTAATAAATTTGGCAACctggaggaaatagagaaattccTTGAAGGATACAAACTATCAGATAGCAAAGTCACTTGAGAAGAAAGAGATAATCTGAGTAACACtacatctattaaagaaattgaatttatagttAAAAACCTCACAAGGAAGCTTTATGTCTAGATGGCTTTGCTGGTGAGTTCTAGcaaacatttcaggaagaaatagTAACAATTCTACATAGACTTTTCCTGAAAATTGAAGAGGACGAAACACATCCCAACCCACTTTATTAGACTAGCATTATCTCCAGATAGCCAGTGCAAAAAAACTAGACCAATAGCCCTCATGAGTATAGACAAAAATGCttcacaaaatattagcaaatagaattgaGCAATACATAGAACatggaatttcatataattttatataactttggggtttatttcagaaatgcaaaattggcttaataaaacaatgaatataGTTCAcaaactaaaagagaaaaggcaTGTGGTTATCTCAGTCGTTGCACAAAAAACATGATTAGATGTCCATTTAtgattgaaaaaagaaacaactgaaaaCTGGGGCTGTAAGTAAGCTTCCTCAGTTCAGTAAAGGGAATTTAGGAAAAACCTAAGCTAAGGTAAGATTGGGAACAAGGTAAAGATGTCTTCTCTGACCACTACAacattttactggaggtactagTCAGTTTAgtaaggcaaggaaaagaagcagaagacatacagattggaaaggaataaatacagATGTTGTTCTCCGACACCATAGATTATCCTTCTAGAAAATCCTGAGGAATCTACATCAAAAAGATACTAGAATTAGTAAGTGAGTTTAGCTAGGTTGGACATGGGCAGCATAAAATAATCAGTTAAATTTCTATGCATTAGCAACAAACaattggaaaatggaaaaaaaaaggctatttatAATGCATCAAAAACCATGAAACACTTAAGGATAAATTTAccaaaatatacacaagatctatACACTTGAAGTACAGAAGACATTGCTAAGATAAAGAAGTAGAGAGATATGCTATTGGGAGACAGTTCTCCAtggtttttgcatttctttacttcTTGCAAGTGACAGcccttttaaacaattttttccaGGATGTTTGTATAGCATAAAGCCTTGCATAATAGAGTTAGTGACTCTTGCTGTAGCAAAGGGCAGATTTGCTTATTGTCCAGTATAATAAAGATAATATCTCCCTTTGGACAAAGGGTAGATGTACTTCAGCCCATTATAAATGATTCCAGTTCCTTAAGCTCAGGGTTCCTTGGTTGTGATGCAAACTCACTGCCTTCACAGCATCTACCTGGGTGTCTCCACTTCTGCTCTGTGGGACTTGTGGGCATGGGGGAACTGATACACATGTGGTGTTTATGTTCCTTGCTGTGCTGAGAGTACTAAGTCCTGTGTTTCTGACCTAGGACTACTGGGTTGTCTGCTAGTATCCATGAAACAATAACAGGCTACATTGTTAGCTTGCAAGGAGAGTCTAAAATCTCAAATCCCTCTCAGTTCTTGACAGTTTTGGCCGTAAGAATGAAGTCTGACAGAGACATGGCTTTTTGAAAGAGGAAGGATgaaggcctgggggctgggctggggataTGGAAAGACTGTCTGGCATCTGGTAGTGAGTGCTCTCACCCAGGTGGTGGGCAGAGGTGGTGGGCGCAGGGAGTGTAGGCACCCTTCAGTGTTCTGCCTCTCAGTGAACACTTAGGGGCTGAGCTGAGTGGTAGCCTGAATGGTGCTTCGGTTGCTGTACACTCAAATCCGTGGCATAGCCCTTGCTGAAAGGCGGTGGGCCTGTGGCTGCTGAGCATGGGGTCCCCAAAGCTGAGAAAATGGTGTCAGAAATGAGGATTTGGGTGTATTAACAACATTAGAAGTTGACTTAGTTGAGCTGCAAGTGTGAGTGCTTGAAACTGAAAGTAAGCACTATCAGGCCGCTGTCTCTCTCTGTGGCCTAACCTCTCCTCCTCTTATGTCAGGTGTTTAAGGAGAGAGATGAATAGGGGTTGGGCTAAGATCTCCCTGCCCTTATGAGGGTCTAAAGGCCATACCCATGTGTCTAAATATGCTGGGGGAACTTCATGGAGAGGAGGGAGTCAAACTTTTATGCCTCTGTTGGATACTTACATCCAGGTCATCAGCATACCTGTTCTCTAGGGGATGGAGTGTTCAGAGACAATTGATGGGGCAAAGTTTGTAGTAGGGAAGGGCCCCACTGTGGGTGGGGCCCTTTGTTGTTGTGTACTGTTGTTGTGGCCTCCATTACTGAAGGTAGAATTGTTGTTGATATTTTCACATGCCTGTTCTGCAAGTGCCAGAAGGTGTTCTCCTGATCAGGAGCAAGCAGAGAAGTGCTTGTATTTTGGGGTCCCAAAACCCTAGTGATTCCTCTGAGCTACAAGTTATTGTGACTCATGATTTTTCAgtgtatataaagaactcatccAACtcaataagacagaaaaaaaccaatattttttaaaaattggcaaaaagCTTTCATGCAGACACTTTTATACAGGCAATACTCATAtgaaaatgctcaacatcattagttatttgGGAATTtagattaaaaccacaatgagatatcatttcttacctactagaatggctgaaattaaaaagaccaacaaaaccaattgttggtaaggatgtggaacAGCTGGATTCTCTTATATATTGCTGGTAGTTGTACAAAATGGTATAGCCAAGTTGGGAAATCGTTTGTCAGTTTCATGCAggtttgaaaataaacttaccttGTGGTCCAGTTAgtccatttctaggtatttattttttaaaaaagaaaatatcgaTCCATAAAAAGCTTTATaccagttttattcataatagtctcAAAGTGGAAACAATATGAATGGCAATccacaggtgaatggataaacaaattgtgtaGATTCATCCAAAGGAATATTTCTTGGTGGTAAAAAGGAACTAAATTACTAATAACtgtaagaataaatataaatctcAAAAAACACATTGAGGGAAAAAGCTTATACTATATATTCCTTTATGTCATGAGTACATAATATATGATTCCATTGAAGTTCTAGAATGGGCAAAAAGGCAGAACTAATCTAGTGAAGTGGTTGTTGTAGAGAGTAGGATTTGGGGGTAGGGGATTGACTATAAAGGAGTAGacatgtttttctccattttaaaataccAGTGACAAAAATTTAAGGCAGTATAATATTGTGATTAAAATTATGTACTTTGGTATCATAAAACATgtcctgagtttgaattctggctttaCCATTTACTAattatgtgaccttgagccaaCTGTTTAAGCTTTCTAAGTTTTCACATCTATAAAGTGGGGGTGATAATGATACCATCTTAGAGTTGTTGTCAAGCTAAATTAAATTATACCATCACTGGTagatagtaagtgctcaataatgaTGATTAATTTTGGCAGTATTGGTATTTGTCAATGCTAATAATTATAATTGGCTACTCATGTCTGTTAATCGTGGATGGGTactgcatttatatattttaaaaaaagggaaaagaaagaataattgaTTAGGTTCCTATGGATCTGTAATATTCTCTGGACAAATAACTTATTGTTATTTAGTCAGTCATAAATATGATGTACTGTCTTTAATAAGTGAAGATAATGGTACTGACACCTTTATTGGGAGTTCTGCATGACCTTTGGCTGAAAGCATTgcagttttttggggttttgttgtcattgttgttgtttggttttttgttgttgttgttgggtttttgtttttgtttcttttttgcgGTGGAGGGTtcattgcagggccaagcaaggagaatgggtgggtAACTTGTGCTCAAAAAACCTGAACTCCTGCCATTTTGATAAGTTTgtaatttgctttattattattaccattttttttctttatggagaCTGGCTATATACCTTTTAAATGGTTcccttttgacattttaaatggcTGAGGAGAATTTGAGAATCTTCTTTCCAAATAAAGATTTCTTTAGTTATGAAGAAATCAAACTTGATCAAACTTGGGCCAGATAAGCCATTTGTTCTACAGTAGCTGAGAGGGATTACTCTAGAAACTCCTTTAGCATTAGTTTGAGCATTTAAAATGGGTTTTTATAAATAGTGTGGTACCCTCATTTTAGGACTTAGCTCATTGGAGATTTGAGGATATTTTCTAatatctgtttacatttaaatctacaTTCTTGTGTGGATCAGCAGTGTTCAAATCTGTCagtaggaattaaaaaaataactgggaAGAAATAAGATGATGTTGAAGATTAAAAGGTTTTATGAGCAGGAATTGGAAAGGGGTTTCCTGTAATTATGTGACTTAGTGTTGTCTGAATGCAGTATACTTTTGGACTGAGACATGGCGAATGAGAATGTTTGCTTCAGTTTTGTGTCCCGTATGACTTATATTTCAGAGTCTTGAAGGTTGAAGATACATGTTAAAATGGTTTAACCCAAATATGCATCAGGAATATCCTTCACTCAGTTATACAgtgataaaaaattttattttgtcatttacatttttcttgaataattttttcttattaaatttgttttgaaacctagtaatttattcatttttcaacttTCATTGCAGTGCCTGATCAACTTTCTAGCAGGAGAACGATCATGGAGGTGGTGCCAGCTGAGGTGAATAGTTTGCTTCCAGAGGAGATAATGGACACTGGTATAACTTTAGTGGATGATGATAGTATTGAGGCTGTTATTGTTTCATCCCCAATTCCCATGGAGACAGAACTGGAAGAAATTGTCAACATAAATTCTACTGGCGACTCTACAGCCACGCCCATTTCCACGGAGCCAATCACAGTGTACAGTAACCACACTAACCAAGTTGCAGTGAACACCACAGTTACTAAAGCAGATTCTAATACCACAGTGCAACCAGCTTTTCCAAGTGGCCTTCAAAAACTTGGTGCTCAGACTCCTGTGACTATATCAGCCAAtcagattattttaaacaaagtatCACAGACATCTGATCTTAAACTTGGCAATCAGACCCTTAAACCAGATGGACAGAAGTTAATTTTAACAACTTTGGGCAAGTCTGGTTCACCAATTGTTTTAGCACTACCCCATAGCCAACCCCAGGCTCAGAAAGTTACAACTCAGGCCCAGTCAGGAGATGCTAAGTTACCACCGCAGCAAATTAAAGTAGTTACCATTGGAGGGAGGCCAGAGGTGAAACCTGTCATTGGTGTCTCAGCATTGACCCCAGGAAGTCAACTGATTAATACTACAACTCAGCCCTCTGTGTTACAGACCCAACAGTTAAAAACAGTAcaggtaaaaaaacaaaaggggGCTTACTAATTAAAATGCATGTTAAACATTAAATTGATTGATAGTTGTGTGTGTAGGGTGATTAAATGCATAGTTGTTACTGAATTCTTTTGAATGTTGCTTTTAGTaattgtgtggattttttttgtaaagtttgATATGTCTAATGCTTTTGAAAATTTCTGCCAGAGAACTTAGAACTTAATTTTGGTTAAATTCCAAATTAGTGTATTTATAgctttttactcattttaaaatgtattgtattCTCAGTAGTAGTTTGAGTACACGGATGTTCTGCTGGTATGAAAATGTCAGAGTTGGTTCTGGGCTGTCAAAAAATCATTCAGACATGATATTTTCAGTTAACAGATGGACTAAGTCTAGGAAAACTTGCTGCTCTGAGAAACCCTTTGAGCTAGCAGTAGTACATACTAGCTAGTGTGTGCCTCTTCTTTGGAATTTACTGTCCGTTGCATTACTCATGTTTGCAGTGTGGAAAAGGCAGTGCCATGTATGGAAGGTTTAGAGTTGGACCAACTGAATTTGAGTCgcctctctgctgccctcccagcTGTGGAACTTTGGATTGGCTATTTACTGTCTCTGAGTTTTTTACTTTAGCTGAAAGATGGCTATTTGATTGTGATGAAACACATAGGAAGAGATGAGTACTTGGTATAGTTCTCAAAACATTGGAGATCCTTCAAAACGGTACCCATTGTTAGTGTGAACAGGAGCCTAAGATAAAAGGTTATCAGGACATATATTAAGTGGTTCCCCATTCTTCATACTCAAATAGGCCTTTTTAGGTCACCACTACTTTTAGAAATACAATGATCCATTTAAGACCAGGGAACCCAAATTAATTTCCTGTTTGAAAGCGTCGGCttttagaaaaaggagaaggcATGAATTAGAGAACTTAAGCAGACGTATAGGGAAGTAGGAGGGTTGGGGGAACTGTCTACTCTCAGCTGATATTAGACACAATGTTTTGGTTATTAT from Camelus ferus isolate YT-003-E chromosome 2, BCGSAC_Cfer_1.0, whole genome shotgun sequence includes these protein-coding regions:
- the LIN54 gene encoding protein lin-54 homolog isoform X1, with protein sequence MELSFKQVPDQLSSRRTIMEVVPAEVNSLLPEEIMDTGITLVDDDSIEAVIVSSPIPMETELEEIVNINSTGDSTATPISTEPITVYSNHTNQVAVNTTVTKADSNTTVQPAFPSGLQKLGAQTPVTISANQIILNKVSQTSDLKLGNQTLKPDGQKLILTTLGKSGSPIVLALPHSQPQAQKVTTQAQSGDAKLPPQQIKVVTIGGRPEVKPVIGVSALTPGSQLINTTTQPSVLQTQQLKTVQIAKKPRTPTSGPVITKLIFAKPINSKAVTGQTTQVSPPVIAGRVLSQSTPGTPSKTITISESGVIGSTLNSTTQTPNKIAISPLKSPNKVKKKLGTNAKNCG
- the LIN54 gene encoding protein lin-54 homolog isoform X2 — translated: MEVVPAEVNSLLPEEIMDTGITLVDDDSIEAVIVSSPIPMETELEEIVNINSTGDSTATPISTEPITVYSNHTNQVAVNTTVTKADSNTTVQPAFPSGLQKLGAQTPVTISANQIILNKVSQTSDLKLGNQTLKPDGQKLILTTLGKSGSPIVLALPHSQPQAQKVTTQAQSGDAKLPPQQIKVVTIGGRPEVKPVIGVSALTPGSQLINTTTQPSVLQTQQLKTVQIAKKPRTPTSGPVITKLIFAKPINSKAVTGQTTQVSPPVIAGRVLSQSTPGTPSKTITISESGVIGSTLNSTTQTPNKIAISPLKSPNKVKKKLGTNAKNCG